The following proteins are encoded in a genomic region of Shinella zoogloeoides:
- a CDS encoding DUF6551 family protein, whose product MIVAPVEGGLYAIVDGQHRTTAAMLRGIEKVPCQVVQADRAQQAAAYAAVNGNITKTTPQQLFHAKLTAGNKEAQELAEACSAAGVEISRRNLILAKMKVGQTLAVRALSRCLCEYGRETLITALQCITETADGNAGFVRATIIEGLCEALHESSRRDAGEALLRAMDGFSFPDVWGEITDGRDQIFPATVRRLFVEKVIEHLKAHDTPSQQAA is encoded by the coding sequence GTGATCGTCGCCCCAGTAGAGGGTGGCTTATATGCAATCGTAGATGGCCAGCATCGCACAACCGCTGCGATGCTTCGCGGCATTGAGAAAGTGCCATGCCAAGTTGTTCAGGCAGACCGAGCACAGCAAGCGGCTGCATATGCTGCAGTAAATGGAAACATCACCAAAACCACCCCACAGCAATTGTTTCACGCTAAGCTTACTGCTGGGAATAAAGAGGCTCAAGAACTTGCGGAAGCATGCTCTGCAGCAGGCGTAGAAATTTCACGGCGCAATCTCATTCTCGCAAAAATGAAAGTAGGGCAAACGCTAGCTGTTCGCGCGTTAAGTCGTTGCTTGTGCGAATACGGTCGAGAAACCTTGATCACTGCACTTCAGTGCATCACTGAAACCGCAGACGGCAACGCAGGATTTGTAAGAGCAACGATCATTGAAGGACTTTGTGAAGCCTTGCATGAAAGCTCTCGGCGCGACGCTGGCGAGGCCCTCCTTAGAGCAATGGATGGGTTTTCTTTCCCTGATGTCTGGGGAGAGATTACGGATGGGCGCGATCAAATTTTCCCCGCAACCGTCCGCCGGCTATTCGTGGAAAAAGTCATTGAACATCTAAAAGCACACGACACGCCCTCTCAGCAGGCGGCATGA
- a CDS encoding ROK family transcriptional regulator — protein sequence MLVKSSTELVRQQNSALVLASLRRHGPLAHTDISQHTGLASATVSAITAELEKADVLERREQQATAMRGRPRVIFGQRRAAGYLIAVRISSDIVQYSLADYGGTLIDRFEEARNHADSSTEPFAAAFVAALEKLASRSRIAREDVLVVSISSKGLVDPALARLVWSPIFGSRQVDFAALLQPHWRAKILLSNETLLVAHAMALRMERAGMENLQAVAALSLGHSIGLGIARFDRSGELSVTAPNFGHMLNSSDGKLCRCGSQGCIEASAGFYGILRTAFEVPPDTIPAKFVPLAEMDKIALRARQGHRMSEYAFRQAGLALGQGLSRMVSLHESMPIAITGPGTRYFDLMRRGLEEGLAQSQQVRLFGAPPITVVPEEATLVLEGHLDRALAEMDHDIIAARTVGE from the coding sequence ATGCTGGTGAAGTCGAGCACGGAGCTTGTGCGTCAGCAGAACAGCGCGCTCGTGCTCGCCTCGCTGCGCCGGCATGGACCGCTCGCCCATACCGACATTTCCCAGCATACCGGCCTTGCCTCGGCGACCGTCTCGGCTATCACGGCTGAGCTTGAAAAGGCCGATGTGCTGGAGCGGCGCGAGCAGCAGGCGACCGCAATGCGCGGGCGGCCCCGCGTCATCTTCGGCCAGCGGCGCGCGGCCGGCTATCTCATCGCAGTGCGCATTTCCTCCGACATCGTGCAATATTCGCTGGCGGACTATGGCGGCACGCTGATCGACCGGTTCGAGGAAGCGCGCAACCATGCGGACAGCTCGACGGAGCCCTTTGCGGCAGCCTTCGTGGCGGCGCTGGAGAAGCTTGCGAGCCGGTCGCGGATCGCGCGGGAAGACGTGCTCGTCGTTTCGATCAGCAGCAAGGGGCTCGTCGACCCGGCGCTTGCGCGGCTCGTCTGGTCGCCGATCTTCGGTTCGCGGCAGGTGGATTTCGCCGCGCTGCTCCAGCCGCACTGGCGGGCGAAGATCCTGCTCAGCAACGAGACGCTGCTCGTCGCGCATGCCATGGCGCTGCGCATGGAGCGGGCCGGCATGGAAAACCTGCAAGCGGTCGCCGCGCTGTCGCTCGGCCACAGTATCGGCCTCGGCATCGCGCGGTTCGACCGCTCCGGCGAGTTGTCGGTAACCGCGCCGAATTTCGGGCACATGCTGAATTCGTCGGACGGCAAGCTGTGCCGCTGCGGTTCGCAGGGGTGCATCGAGGCTTCAGCCGGCTTCTACGGCATCCTGCGCACGGCCTTCGAGGTGCCGCCGGATACGATTCCCGCCAAGTTCGTGCCGCTGGCCGAGATGGACAAGATCGCGCTTCGGGCCCGGCAGGGGCATCGCATGTCGGAATATGCCTTCCGCCAGGCCGGCCTTGCGCTGGGGCAGGGGCTGTCGCGCATGGTCAGCCTCCACGAGAGCATGCCCATCGCCATCACCGGCCCCGGCACGCGCTATTTCGATCTCATGCGGCGCGGTCTCGAGGAGGGGCTGGCGCAGTCGCAGCAGGTCCGCCTCTTCGGCGCGCCGCCGATCACCGTCGTGCCGGAGGAGGCGACGCTGGTGCTGGAGGGGCATCTCGACCGGGCATTGGCGGAGATGGACCATGACATCATCGCGGCGCGGACCGTCGGTGAGTAA
- the xylF gene encoding D-xylose ABC transporter substrate-binding protein: MKSVLKLMAGAAIIVSMHSAVHAKDLVVGVSWSNFQEERWKTDEAAIKTALEASGDKYISADAQSSAAKQLTDIESLIAQGANAIIVLAQDSDAIGPAIEKAAAEGIPVVGYDRLIENPAAFYITFDNKEVGRMQAREVFKVKPEGNYVFIKGNSADPNADFLFAGQQEVLKEAIDAGKIKNVGEAYTDGWKPENAQKNMEQFLTANDNKVDAVVASNDGTAGGAIAALAAQGLAGSVPVSGQDADHAALNRVALGTQTVSVWKDSRELGKRAAEIAAELAGGKTMDEIEGVTTFNGGPKGVEMKSVFLAPLPVTKDNLNVVIDAGWISKDAACQGVKAGSVAACD; this comes from the coding sequence ATGAAATCCGTTTTGAAGCTGATGGCAGGGGCTGCCATCATCGTTTCCATGCATTCCGCCGTTCACGCCAAGGACCTCGTCGTCGGCGTCTCCTGGTCCAACTTCCAGGAAGAGCGCTGGAAAACCGACGAAGCCGCCATCAAGACAGCGCTCGAGGCTTCCGGCGACAAGTACATTTCCGCTGACGCCCAGTCGTCCGCCGCCAAGCAGCTCACCGACATCGAATCGCTGATCGCACAGGGCGCCAACGCCATCATCGTCCTGGCGCAGGATTCCGACGCCATCGGCCCGGCCATCGAGAAGGCCGCGGCAGAAGGCATCCCGGTCGTCGGCTACGACCGCCTGATCGAAAATCCGGCCGCCTTCTACATCACCTTCGACAACAAGGAAGTCGGCCGCATGCAGGCCCGCGAAGTGTTCAAGGTGAAGCCGGAAGGCAACTATGTCTTCATCAAGGGCAACTCCGCCGACCCGAACGCCGACTTCCTCTTCGCTGGCCAGCAGGAAGTGCTGAAGGAAGCGATCGACGCCGGCAAGATCAAGAATGTCGGCGAAGCCTATACCGACGGCTGGAAGCCGGAGAACGCCCAGAAGAACATGGAGCAGTTCCTGACGGCGAACGACAACAAGGTCGACGCGGTCGTCGCCTCGAACGACGGCACCGCCGGCGGCGCGATCGCGGCGCTCGCGGCCCAGGGCCTTGCCGGCTCCGTTCCGGTCTCCGGCCAGGACGCCGACCACGCTGCGCTCAACCGCGTCGCGCTCGGCACGCAGACCGTCTCGGTCTGGAAGGACTCGCGTGAACTCGGCAAGCGCGCCGCGGAAATCGCGGCCGAGCTCGCCGGCGGCAAGACCATGGACGAGATCGAAGGCGTCACCACCTTCAACGGCGGCCCGAAGGGCGTCGAGATGAAGTCCGTCTTCCTCGCTCCCCTGCCCGTCACCAAGGACAACCTGAACGTCGTCATCGACGCCGGCTGGATCTCCAAGGACGCGGCCTGCCAGGGCGTGAAGGCCGGTTCGGTCGCGGCCTGCGACTGA
- a CDS encoding sugar ABC transporter permease — protein sequence MADITNTAHANRARSASENPVKRFFRATEIDTRLLGMVGALLIIWIGFNFLSGGLFLTPRNLWNLSVQTASVAVMATGMVLVIVTRNIDLSVGSILGFVGMIMGVLQAELLPQLLGFNHPATWIVTLLAGLLLGAAIGALQGSIIAFMNVPSFIVTLGGLLVWRGATWFVTSGRTVAPMDATFRLMGGGTEGSIGATASWIVGALACVAIVATIANSRKQRKRFGFPLRPMWAECFLVAIGCALVLGAVGVVNSYPWPVAIARRYADANGIAWPDGGLFIPHGIAIPVLIAIVVGIVMTFISTRLRFGRYVFAIGGNQEAAELAGIKTRWVTVKIFALMGMLCAIAAAISTARLNAATNAQGELDELYTIAAAVIGGTSLGGGMGTIAGAMLGALVMQSLQSGMVLVGIDTPFQRIVVGVVLVVAVWLDTIYRARAK from the coding sequence ATGGCCGACATCACGAATACCGCACATGCCAACCGTGCGCGCTCGGCGAGCGAGAATCCGGTAAAGCGCTTCTTCCGCGCGACCGAGATCGACACGCGCCTGCTCGGCATGGTCGGCGCGCTGCTGATCATCTGGATCGGCTTCAACTTCCTGTCCGGCGGCCTCTTCCTGACGCCGCGAAACCTCTGGAACCTCTCCGTCCAGACCGCCTCCGTCGCGGTGATGGCGACCGGCATGGTGCTGGTCATCGTCACGCGCAACATCGACCTTTCCGTCGGCTCGATCCTCGGCTTCGTCGGCATGATCATGGGCGTGCTGCAGGCCGAGCTGTTGCCACAGCTTCTCGGCTTCAACCATCCGGCCACCTGGATCGTCACGCTGCTCGCCGGCCTTCTCCTCGGCGCCGCCATCGGCGCGCTGCAAGGCTCGATCATCGCCTTCATGAACGTGCCGTCCTTCATCGTCACGCTTGGCGGCCTGCTCGTCTGGCGCGGCGCCACCTGGTTCGTCACGAGCGGGCGCACCGTCGCCCCGATGGACGCCACCTTCCGCCTGATGGGCGGCGGCACCGAGGGCTCGATCGGCGCGACGGCAAGCTGGATCGTCGGCGCCCTCGCCTGCGTCGCCATCGTCGCGACGATCGCCAATTCCCGCAAGCAGCGAAAGCGCTTCGGCTTTCCGCTGCGCCCCATGTGGGCCGAATGTTTCCTCGTCGCCATCGGCTGCGCGCTGGTGCTCGGCGCCGTCGGGGTCGTCAACAGCTATCCCTGGCCCGTCGCCATCGCCCGCAGATATGCCGATGCCAACGGCATCGCCTGGCCGGACGGCGGCCTCTTCATTCCGCACGGCATCGCCATTCCCGTGCTGATCGCCATCGTCGTCGGCATCGTCATGACCTTCATCTCGACGCGCCTGCGCTTCGGCCGCTACGTCTTCGCCATCGGCGGCAACCAGGAAGCCGCCGAGCTCGCCGGCATCAAGACGCGCTGGGTCACGGTCAAGATCTTCGCGCTGATGGGCATGCTCTGCGCCATCGCCGCCGCCATCTCGACCGCCCGCCTCAATGCCGCGACCAATGCGCAGGGCGAGCTCGACGAACTTTACACCATCGCGGCCGCCGTCATCGGCGGCACCTCGCTCGGCGGCGGCATGGGCACCATCGCGGGCGCCATGCTCGGCGCTCTCGTCATGCAATCGCTGCAATCGGGCATGGTGCTGGTCGGCATCGACACCCCGTTCCAGCGCATCGTTGTCGGTGTGGTCCTCGTGGTCGCCGTCTGGCTCGACACGATCTACCGCGCCCGCGCCAAGTAA
- a CDS encoding ATP-binding cassette domain-containing protein, whose product MTDTRTPLVEMKNISISFGGIHAVDNASVDLYPGEVVALLGHNGAGKSTLIKILSGAYRRDSGEILINGEPADIANPRDAKKYGIETIYQTLAVADNVDAAANLYLGRELRTPWGTLDDVAMEAKTREVMGRLNPNFQRFKEPVKALSGGQRQSVAIARAILFNARILIMDEPTAALGPQETAQVGELIKQLKKEGIGIFLISHDIHDVFDLADRVSVMKNGQVVGHARTEDVTKDEVLGMIILGKVPEKAIPGPGAMQTA is encoded by the coding sequence ATGACGGACACCCGTACGCCCCTCGTGGAGATGAAGAACATCTCCATCTCCTTCGGCGGCATCCATGCCGTGGACAACGCTTCGGTCGATCTCTATCCCGGCGAGGTCGTCGCCCTGCTCGGCCATAACGGCGCCGGCAAGTCGACGCTGATCAAGATCCTCTCCGGCGCCTACAGGCGCGACAGCGGCGAGATCCTGATCAACGGCGAGCCCGCCGACATCGCCAACCCGCGCGACGCCAAGAAATACGGCATCGAGACGATCTACCAGACGCTGGCCGTCGCCGACAATGTCGACGCCGCCGCCAACCTCTATCTCGGCCGCGAGCTGCGCACCCCCTGGGGCACGCTCGACGACGTGGCGATGGAGGCCAAGACCCGCGAGGTGATGGGCCGCCTCAACCCTAACTTCCAGCGCTTCAAGGAGCCGGTAAAGGCACTTTCCGGCGGCCAGCGCCAGTCGGTGGCGATCGCAAGGGCCATCCTCTTCAACGCCCGCATCCTCATCATGGACGAGCCGACCGCCGCGCTCGGCCCCCAGGAGACGGCGCAGGTCGGCGAACTGATCAAGCAGCTCAAGAAGGAAGGCATCGGCATCTTCCTGATCAGCCACGACATCCACGACGTCTTCGACCTCGCCGACCGCGTCTCGGTGATGAAGAACGGCCAGGTGGTCGGCCACGCCCGCACCGAGGACGTCACCAAGGACGAGGTGCTCGGCATGATCATCCTCGGCAAGGTCCCGGAAAAAGCCATCCCCGGCCCCGGCGCCATGCAGACCGCCTGA
- a CDS encoding autotransporter outer membrane beta-barrel domain-containing protein, which translates to MAKPINLAGSAERRTYFLLTTALVTLVSMMAGIRPVCAQSVTGNGVTSSGGPGGIVSPNWTVGGDLDVGASGPTPGFLKIENGGTVTNNDGVVGNGASYQGEVTVSGRDGTGNASTWTNNGDLTIGQDGKGMLSVINGGVVNSAWSYIGAGANGQGDVTILGRDVDGNASIWTITGQFYIGESGAGTLNISDGGTVSSSVTTIGNSSNGVGTVTVSGHDGNGNVSTWNNANQLHIGDGGVGTLNILNGGVVNSGQGLIGSNAGANSVTVSGHDGNGHASTWNAANNIYVGYYGNGALSVEDGAQVATSATGGGAASIYVGHGAGSTGSVVVSSSNGALSSLSASDRIELGYGGTGEMTVSKGGFVSAGSAVYLANSATGSATLHLDGDPSGRGILETGAVIKGSGSSAVLDLDGGILRANRDQANFLNGFSSVAVAAGGAWFDTNGYDIAIGTDFSGSSSFDKFGLGQLTLTGDSSGFYGDSTVSAGTLAVNGILGGNMLVDTSGRLAGTGHVGPVVNTGVVAPGYGGMMGTLTIDGDYTSNGGRLEIAAVLGDDNSQTSLLVVDGSTSGLTLINVINQGGLGAQTVEGIKIVDVAGASNGSFVLDGNYLFEGDPSVIAGAYAYRLYQGGVSDPTDGDWYLRSVLVNTPLYQPGVPIYEAYGANLQSINTLPTLQQRVGSRFQLAGVDSDGSGFWGRMEGTYGRFDDARISTTGMDHRIDTWKIQLGADGLLAEDHNGGSLIAGINLSYGEANSRIKSVFGNGALKSEGYGIGATLTWYDGAGFYADAQAQIGRYGSDLRSELLGILANNNGGQAEAFSVEVGKRLSVDENLGITPQFQMVYSNVRFDRFVDPAGAVVTADGNDSLMTRWGVAFDYQSSWEGRNSRAYGIANLSYEWLDGTQASVAGTAIQHASERLTAEIGLGASMDLQSNIALYGEVLAGTPISSFGKSYALKGNLGLRMQF; encoded by the coding sequence ATGGCGAAACCTATTAATTTAGCGGGCTCCGCAGAGCGCCGAACATATTTTTTACTGACGACGGCGCTTGTTACGCTTGTCTCCATGATGGCTGGCATACGGCCGGTATGCGCCCAGTCAGTCACCGGAAACGGCGTGACCTCCTCTGGCGGCCCTGGCGGCATCGTGTCGCCGAACTGGACAGTGGGCGGCGACCTTGACGTTGGCGCTTCCGGCCCCACCCCCGGCTTCCTGAAAATCGAGAATGGCGGCACAGTCACCAACAACGACGGTGTTGTCGGCAACGGTGCTTCCTATCAGGGCGAAGTCACCGTCTCCGGTCGTGACGGGACCGGAAACGCCTCGACCTGGACCAACAATGGCGATCTTACGATCGGCCAAGACGGTAAAGGCATGCTCTCCGTCATCAATGGCGGCGTTGTAAACAGCGCGTGGAGCTATATCGGTGCTGGGGCCAACGGCCAGGGCGACGTCACGATTTTGGGCAGAGATGTCGATGGCAATGCCTCGATATGGACCATTACCGGGCAGTTTTACATCGGCGAAAGCGGAGCGGGCACCCTCAACATTTCAGATGGAGGAACGGTAAGCAGCTCGGTGACCACGATCGGTAACAGCAGCAACGGCGTAGGTACCGTCACTGTTTCCGGTCATGACGGCAATGGAAACGTGTCGACCTGGAACAATGCCAACCAGCTTCATATCGGCGACGGCGGCGTAGGAACGTTGAACATTCTGAACGGGGGCGTGGTGAACAGCGGGCAGGGCCTTATAGGGTCCAACGCCGGCGCCAATTCAGTCACGGTCTCCGGCCATGATGGCAACGGCCACGCGTCAACCTGGAATGCCGCCAACAACATCTATGTCGGGTATTATGGCAATGGGGCGCTCTCTGTTGAGGATGGCGCGCAGGTCGCGACAAGTGCGACCGGCGGCGGCGCTGCTTCCATTTATGTCGGCCACGGGGCTGGCAGTACCGGTTCGGTAGTCGTTTCGAGCAGCAACGGCGCCCTGTCCAGCTTGAGCGCGTCTGATCGCATCGAGTTGGGGTACGGCGGCACTGGTGAGATGACTGTCAGCAAGGGCGGCTTCGTCAGTGCCGGCAGCGCCGTCTATCTCGCCAACAGTGCTACAGGCAGCGCGACACTTCATCTCGATGGTGACCCCAGCGGCCGCGGCATTCTTGAAACCGGCGCGGTGATCAAGGGCTCCGGCTCCAGCGCCGTGCTGGACCTCGATGGCGGCATCCTGCGCGCCAATCGGGATCAGGCCAATTTCCTCAACGGGTTCTCATCGGTGGCGGTGGCAGCCGGAGGCGCCTGGTTCGACACGAATGGCTACGACATTGCCATCGGCACGGATTTCTCCGGCTCCTCGAGCTTCGACAAGTTTGGCCTTGGACAACTGACGCTGACTGGCGACAGCTCCGGCTTTTATGGTGACTCGACCGTCTCGGCGGGCACATTGGCGGTCAATGGTATTCTGGGCGGCAACATGCTGGTCGATACATCTGGCCGGCTGGCGGGCACAGGGCATGTTGGACCCGTCGTGAATACCGGGGTCGTCGCCCCGGGTTACGGCGGGATGATGGGCACGCTCACCATTGACGGCGACTATACCAGCAATGGCGGTCGCCTCGAAATTGCAGCTGTTCTCGGTGACGACAACTCCCAGACCAGCCTCCTCGTCGTCGATGGTTCGACCTCCGGGCTCACGCTGATCAATGTCATCAATCAGGGCGGCCTTGGCGCACAGACGGTGGAAGGCATCAAGATCGTCGATGTCGCCGGAGCGTCCAACGGCAGCTTCGTGCTCGACGGCAACTATCTGTTCGAGGGCGATCCGTCGGTAATCGCGGGCGCCTATGCCTATCGCCTCTACCAAGGCGGGGTATCCGACCCGACGGACGGCGACTGGTATTTGCGCTCCGTGCTTGTCAACACGCCCCTATATCAGCCCGGCGTGCCGATCTACGAAGCCTACGGTGCCAATCTACAATCGATCAACACCTTGCCGACCCTCCAGCAGCGCGTGGGAAGCCGCTTCCAGCTGGCTGGCGTCGATAGTGACGGTAGCGGCTTCTGGGGCAGGATGGAAGGCACATACGGCCGCTTCGATGATGCTCGGATATCGACGACAGGTATGGATCACCGCATCGATACCTGGAAGATACAGCTCGGAGCGGATGGCTTGCTTGCTGAAGACCACAATGGTGGAAGTCTGATCGCGGGCATCAACCTGAGCTATGGCGAGGCCAACAGCCGGATAAAATCCGTTTTTGGCAACGGAGCGCTGAAATCCGAAGGCTATGGTATCGGCGCGACGCTGACATGGTATGACGGTGCCGGCTTCTATGCAGATGCCCAGGCTCAAATAGGCCGCTATGGCAGCGACCTCAGATCAGAGCTTCTCGGCATTCTTGCCAATAACAACGGTGGCCAGGCTGAAGCATTCAGCGTGGAGGTCGGCAAGAGGCTGTCGGTCGATGAGAATCTCGGCATCACACCGCAATTCCAGATGGTCTATTCGAATGTCCGGTTTGATCGTTTTGTCGACCCGGCTGGTGCTGTCGTCACGGCGGACGGCAACGACAGTCTGATGACACGCTGGGGTGTGGCCTTTGATTACCAGAGCAGCTGGGAGGGCAGGAACAGCCGAGCCTATGGCATAGCCAACCTCAGCTACGAGTGGCTGGACGGGACGCAGGCCTCGGTTGCGGGCACAGCCATCCAACACGCCAGCGAACGCCTCACGGCTGAAATCGGCCTTGGTGCGAGCATGGATTTGCAGAGCAATATCGCTCTCTACGGCGAAGTGCTGGCAGGTACCCCGATAAGCAGCTTTGGCAAAAGCTATGCCCTAAAAGGCAATCTTGGTCTTCGGATGCAATTCTGA
- a CDS encoding dTDP-4-dehydrorhamnose 3,5-epimerase family protein, whose translation MERRLPEFGSTIDGPAVIVPTPHEDERGLFARLFCPNEVADLGIAFQPVQTSVSRNPMRRTLRGMHYQPGEWAEGKLIRAARGSIYDVAVDLRDGSPTYLKWCATILSADNLASFYIPRGFLHGFLTLEPDTDVVYEIDRMFERGHGAGFRWNDPAFSINWPEAPSLIGERDRNYTDFS comes from the coding sequence ATGGAACGTCGCCTTCCGGAATTCGGCAGCACCATCGATGGCCCGGCGGTGATCGTGCCAACGCCGCATGAGGACGAGCGGGGTTTGTTCGCTCGTCTTTTCTGTCCGAATGAGGTCGCTGACCTCGGCATTGCTTTCCAGCCGGTACAGACGAGTGTTTCACGCAACCCGATGAGGCGTACGTTGCGTGGCATGCATTACCAGCCTGGCGAATGGGCGGAAGGTAAGCTGATCCGTGCAGCGCGTGGCTCCATATACGACGTGGCGGTGGATCTCCGGGACGGAAGCCCGACCTACTTGAAGTGGTGCGCGACCATTCTTTCCGCGGACAACCTCGCCTCGTTCTACATTCCACGCGGCTTCCTGCATGGATTTTTGACGCTGGAGCCTGATACCGATGTAGTTTACGAGATCGACCGTATGTTCGAGCGAGGGCATGGTGCTGGTTTCCGCTGGAATGATCCGGCCTTCTCGATTAATTGGCCGGAAGCACCAAGCCTAATAGGTGAGCGTGATAGAAATTATACAGATTTTTCCTAA
- a CDS encoding class I SAM-dependent methyltransferase translates to MMTTCRFCSTPLSLSLVNLGMTPLANSNLRSRDDISTEKAFPLHVMVCEKCYLAQTTETVPADAIFHDDYAYFSSFSSSWVEHARQYCEIMRHRFDLDESSLVIEVASNDGYLLQHFAKAGIPVLGVEPAGNCAAEAELRGVPSMVAFFGSALGERLVSEGRQADLMAANNVLAHVPDISDFVKGFSIALKPEGVVTFEFPHLLNLINLVQFDTIYHEHYSYLSLIAVETILRSHRLRVFDVQQLPTHGGSLRVFACREEASHAEQPGLFAVRAAEKHARLDERAGYEGFTAKVEKVREDFLAFLGEAKRAGKTIAGYGAAAKGNTFLNYCGLGADDIAYVADRNVHKQGRFLPGVHAPIVDPEKIMETKPDYVVILPWNLAREVEQQLAPVRDWGGRFVTAIPELKIF, encoded by the coding sequence GTGATGACCACGTGCCGTTTCTGTTCTACCCCGCTTTCGTTGTCCCTGGTGAATCTCGGAATGACGCCGCTGGCCAATTCGAACCTGCGGTCGCGCGACGATATCTCTACGGAAAAGGCTTTTCCGCTGCATGTGATGGTCTGCGAGAAGTGCTATCTGGCGCAAACGACCGAGACAGTGCCGGCTGACGCCATATTCCACGACGATTATGCCTATTTCAGCAGTTTCTCGTCGAGTTGGGTCGAGCATGCCCGGCAATACTGCGAAATCATGCGGCATCGTTTCGATCTTGATGAATCTTCGCTGGTCATCGAGGTGGCTTCGAACGACGGTTATCTGCTGCAGCATTTCGCAAAGGCTGGTATCCCCGTGCTGGGCGTGGAGCCTGCGGGCAATTGTGCCGCCGAAGCCGAGTTGCGAGGCGTGCCTTCGATGGTGGCCTTTTTCGGCAGCGCGCTTGGCGAGCGTCTTGTGTCGGAAGGGCGCCAGGCTGACCTGATGGCCGCCAACAATGTCCTTGCGCATGTCCCGGACATTTCCGATTTCGTCAAGGGCTTTTCCATTGCGTTGAAGCCGGAGGGTGTGGTGACCTTCGAGTTTCCGCATCTTCTCAATCTCATCAATCTCGTGCAGTTCGATACGATCTATCACGAGCATTATTCCTATCTTTCGCTCATCGCCGTCGAAACAATCCTGCGCAGCCATCGGTTGCGGGTGTTCGATGTGCAGCAGCTTCCGACTCATGGCGGGTCTTTGCGTGTCTTCGCCTGCCGTGAAGAGGCGAGCCATGCCGAGCAACCCGGCCTTTTCGCTGTGCGAGCGGCCGAGAAGCACGCACGTCTTGACGAGCGCGCCGGATATGAAGGTTTCACAGCCAAAGTCGAAAAGGTGCGGGAGGATTTCCTCGCTTTCCTTGGCGAGGCGAAACGCGCCGGCAAGACAATTGCCGGCTATGGCGCGGCAGCGAAAGGAAACACTTTCCTGAATTACTGTGGTCTCGGTGCGGACGATATTGCTTACGTTGCCGACCGCAATGTCCACAAGCAGGGTCGATTTTTACCCGGCGTACATGCGCCGATCGTTGATCCGGAGAAAATCATGGAAACGAAACCGGATTATGTCGTGATCCTGCCGTGGAACCTTGCGCGCGAAGTGGAGCAACAGCTTGCGCCTGTTCGTGATTGGGGAGGCCGCTTCGTGACAGCCATTCCAGAGTTGAAGATTTTCTGA
- the rfbG gene encoding CDP-glucose 4,6-dehydratase, translating to MGLMTRVNKGGRLPDPAFWNGKRVLLTGQTGFKGAWCALWLKALGAKVTAIALPPEGKFSLFGLAEVAKECDSRFLDLRDGDGIDTLMKQTRPDIVLHMAAQALVRRSVRDPVTTWQTNVDGTLNLLQALRGLDGLEAVLVVTSDKVYANDGKGRAFREDDPLGGKDPYSASKAACEILVRSMRETYFRDIPLATVRGGNVIGGGDFSEDRLAPDCVRAIVSGAPVVLRQPAATRPWQHVLDCLCGYLVYAEDLALKTDTPRVMNIGPESAHDLPVLTFAQALLAEMACPDLLRIEEEARSVEAPRLALDPSLAHRLLNWRDRLVGGEAIAATARWYNAWHSGQDMAAATRREIAAYQGLE from the coding sequence ATGGGCTTGATGACGCGAGTGAACAAAGGCGGACGGCTTCCTGATCCGGCCTTCTGGAACGGCAAGCGCGTCCTTCTGACAGGACAGACTGGCTTCAAGGGAGCTTGGTGCGCTCTGTGGCTCAAGGCCCTGGGTGCGAAGGTAACGGCAATCGCCCTGCCGCCCGAAGGTAAGTTTAGCCTTTTTGGGCTGGCCGAGGTTGCAAAAGAGTGCGACAGCCGCTTTCTCGACTTGCGTGACGGCGATGGCATCGACACGCTGATGAAGCAAACACGGCCGGACATCGTCCTGCATATGGCGGCGCAGGCGCTGGTGCGCCGCTCGGTGCGCGACCCGGTCACGACCTGGCAGACGAATGTCGATGGCACGCTCAATCTCCTGCAGGCGCTGCGCGGTCTCGATGGCCTTGAGGCCGTTCTGGTCGTGACCTCCGATAAGGTCTATGCCAATGACGGCAAGGGCAGGGCGTTCCGGGAGGACGATCCGCTGGGCGGTAAGGATCCTTATTCGGCCAGCAAGGCAGCCTGCGAAATTCTCGTGCGCTCCATGCGGGAGACTTATTTCCGCGATATCCCGCTCGCTACGGTCCGCGGCGGCAATGTGATCGGCGGAGGCGACTTCTCCGAGGATCGCCTTGCACCCGACTGCGTGCGGGCGATCGTGTCCGGCGCGCCGGTGGTGCTGCGTCAGCCCGCCGCCACGCGGCCCTGGCAGCACGTCCTTGATTGCCTGTGCGGCTATCTGGTCTATGCCGAAGATCTCGCCTTGAAGACCGATACGCCGCGCGTGATGAATATCGGTCCAGAAAGCGCTCATGATCTGCCGGTGCTGACCTTCGCTCAGGCTCTTCTTGCCGAAATGGCGTGCCCGGACCTGCTGCGCATAGAAGAAGAAGCGAGGTCGGTAGAGGCGCCGCGTCTGGCGCTTGATCCGTCACTCGCCCACCGCCTGCTGAACTGGCGTGACCGTCTGGTCGGCGGCGAGGCGATCGCCGCTACGGCGCGCTGGTACAATGCATGGCATTCCGGCCAGGACATGGCTGCCGCTACACGGCGCGAGATTGCTGCTTATCAAGGTCTGGAGTGA